The following are encoded in a window of Castanea sativa cultivar Marrone di Chiusa Pesio chromosome 9, ASM4071231v1 genomic DNA:
- the LOC142609925 gene encoding protein LURP-one-related 15-like, with protein MAEPSAPQANPLWVISPHYCAPYPVNLGIVRKVLTISDGNFVVTDTNGNIIFKVKGVLLTLVHQRRIIVDAAGNPIVTIRDKVMSAHSRWQTFRGESTDSKDLLFSAKTHSVLYLKTKLDVYLAHNTTEKVCDFKVEGSWLERSCVIYAGDSSTVIAKMHKKHTAQSILIGKDNFMVTVYPNIDYAFIVALIVILDAINRPSN; from the exons ATGGCAGAACCGAGTGCACCACAAGCTAATCCCCTTTGGGTGATTAGCCCTCACTATTGTGCCCCTTACCCTGTGAATCTTGGAATTGTCAGGAAAGTTTTGACCATAAGTGATGGCAACTTTGTTGTCACCGATACTAATGGCAACATTATATTCAAAGTAAAAGGAGTCCTCTTAACCCTCGTTCATCAACGTCGGATCATAGTTGATGCTGCTGGAAATCCTATTGTTACTATTCGAGATAAG GTAATGAGTGCACATAGCAGGTGGCAAACTTTTAGGGGAGAAAGCACAGATTCTAAAGATTTGCTCTTCAGCGCTAAGACACATTCTGTGCTCTATCTCAAGACTAAATTAGATGTGTACTTAGCACATAACACAACAGAGAAGGTTTGTGATTTCAAGGTTGAAGGGAGTTGGCTCGAACGGTCTTGTGTCATTTATGCTGGGGACTCTTCCACAGTCATTGCCAAA ATGCATAAGAAGCACACGGCTCAAAGCATTTTGATTGGAAAGGATAACTTCATGGTGACAGTTTATCCTAACATCGATTATGCATTCATAGTTGCCCTTATTGTGATTCTAGATGCAATTAACCGCCCGAGTAATTAG